One stretch of Harmonia axyridis chromosome 1, icHarAxyr1.1, whole genome shotgun sequence DNA includes these proteins:
- the LOC123671439 gene encoding phospholipase A1-like: MNVLRTILCCISIELTFGGILPSINGIVEDVFNATKNATEKIQKTTEQAVGKVVNGTKDVAVMLNEKAFDVGSGIVDRVKGVISKPVNLNDLAFYVVSSKNPDEAIQIDYHDPGDACEFEAKTFFLIHGWRASANSEWIKDVSKILVSKENNTQVIQLDWEKHASDTYGFAAFDTRSIGDFVGILINSLITTHKIPRENIVVIGHSLGAQIAGWAGKKFQELNGVKLPRIIALDPAGPFFILRPDSKKLNKNDAEVVMVIHTDNDKLGYPSVCGTIDFFPNGGGSQPGCWSVDLGNISTYTGPVTCDHSRAWQLFREAVEINASFPARQCGNYSNFKKGKCDDNLVIAMSDLKTVAQGSFYLETNPDSPYSQPLKVHKDDQSEN, encoded by the exons TTGGAGGAATTCTTCCAAGTATCAATGGAATTgtagaggatgtttttaatgcgACCAAAAATGCAacagaaaaaatacaaaagacTACTGAGCAAGCGGTGGGAAAAGTTGTGAATGGAACGAAAGATGTTGCCGTGATGCTGAATGAAAAAGCATTCGATGTGGGGTCTGGAATAGTCGATAGAGTGAAAGGAGTGATCAGTAAACCTGTCAATCTCAACGATTTAGCTTTCTATGTAGTAAGCTCCAAAAATCCAGATGAGGCTATCCAAATTGATTATCATGATCCAGGAGATGCGTGTGAGTTTGaagcaaaaacattttttctgattcatgGATGGCGGGCAAGTGCGAATTCGGAATGGATTAAAGATGTATCGAAGATTTTGGTGTCTAAGGAAAATAATACACAGGTGATTCAACTGGATTGGGAAAAACACGCGAGCGATACTTATGGTTTTGCTGCATTTGATACGAGAAGTATTG GAGATTTTGTTGGTATCCTCATCAATTCCTTGATTACGACTCATAAGATACCGAGAGAGAACATAGTCGTTATTGGCCATTCTTTAGGAGCTCAAATAGCAGGATGGGCGggaaaaaaattccaagaaCTCAATGGGGTGAAGTTACCCAGAATTATAGCTTTGGATCCTGCAGGTCCATTTTTCATTCTAAGACCGGATTCTAAGAAGCTGAATAAGAATGATGCTGAAGTTGTCATGGTTATTCACACTGATAATGACAAATTGGGTTACCCTTCTGTTTGTGGTACTATTGACTTTTTCCCGAATGGAGGAGGAAGCCAGCCTGGTTGCTGGTCAGTAGATCTTGGAAATATCTCAACATATACTGGTCCag TAACATGTGATCACAGTAGAGCCTGGCAACTCTTCAGGGAGGCTGTAGAAATAAATGCCTCATTTCCAGCAAGGCAATGTGGAAATTACAGCAATTTCAAAAAAGGAAAATGTGATGACAATTTAGTTATAGCAATGAGTGACTTGAAAACTGTAGCCCAAGGGAGTTTCTACCTTGAGACAAATCCTGATTCGCCTTATTCCCAACCCCTTAAAGTTCATAAGGATGACCAAAGTGAGAATTGA
- the LOC123686347 gene encoding phospholipase A1 2-like isoform X1: protein MCKFFNLLFKILFVCAIFGEEVGAIDFNKIVKGTIYNIEKVVFRPISQIGIPINHHTTKFNFFTSESIHKPSTIDYYKPDILTKCEGKIFFIIHGLLDGSNSPWIHNMIKILLNKNDASCAVTIDWSLTTGTINYPFVVSQTDKFGVFVGEFINRMLTKYEVPEEKIALIGHSLGAQAVGVIAKTIKKMSGILLPFILGLDPAGPNFNVRPVSKRLNKEDAEVVMIIHSDKGKFGISTECGTIDFYPNGGNNQPGCSKITKDTIVHTFGPLGCNHARSLDYIVEAVNNTGSFPARRCRSYSHYIRNKCDSNKLVYMGDLETKERGSFYLITNSESPFSIPEDDI from the exons ATgtgtaaattttttaatttattattcaaaattttgtttgtatgTGCTATTTTCG GTGAAGAAGTAGGAGCCATTGATTTCAACAAAATCGTGAAAG GTACGATCTACAATATCGAAAAGGTGGTATTCAGACCAATATCACAAATAGGAATACCAATTAATCATCATACCAcgaagtttaattttttcacatcagAATCTATCCATAAACCTTCTACGATCGATTATTATAAGCCAGATATCTTAACAAAATGTGAAGGcaaaatattcttcattattCATGGTCTTTTGGATGGTTCTAACTCTCCATGGATCCATAATATGATAAAAATTTTACTCAATAAAAATGACGCCTCTTGTGCTGTAACAATAGATTGGTCACTAACTACAGGCACCATTAATTACCCATTTGTAGTTTCCCAGACTGATAAGTTCG GTGTTTTCGTTGGTGAATTCATCAATAGAATGTTGACAAAGTATGAAGTACCAGAAGAAAAAATCGCATTAATTGGCCATTCCCTTGGTGCGCAAGCTGTTGGAGTAATTgctaaaactataaaaaaaatgagtggAATCTTATTACCTTTTATACTTGGCTTAGATCCAGCTGGCCCTAATTTTAATGTCAGACCAGTCTCAAAGAGACTAAATAAAGAAGATGCGGAAGTTGTAATGATTATACACTCGGATAAAGGTAAATTTGGAATATCAACTGAATGTGGAACTATTGACTTCTATCCCAATGGCGGAAATAATCAGCCTGGTTGTTCTAAGATCACGAAGGATACCATAGTACATACATTTGGACCCC TTGGATGTAATCATGCTCGCTCTTTGGACTACATAGTGGAGGCAGTTAACAACACTGGCTCTTTTCCAGCCAGAAGATGCAGAAGCTACTCACATTATATCAGAAACAAATGTGACAGTAATAAGTTAGTATACATGGGCGATTTAGAAACCAAAGAAAGGGGTTCATTTTATTTGATAACAAATTCTGAGAGCCCTTTCTCTATACCAGAAGATGACATCTAG
- the LOC123686347 gene encoding phospholipase A1 2-like isoform X2, with translation MCEEVGAIDFNKIVKGTIYNIEKVVFRPISQIGIPINHHTTKFNFFTSESIHKPSTIDYYKPDILTKCEGKIFFIIHGLLDGSNSPWIHNMIKILLNKNDASCAVTIDWSLTTGTINYPFVVSQTDKFGVFVGEFINRMLTKYEVPEEKIALIGHSLGAQAVGVIAKTIKKMSGILLPFILGLDPAGPNFNVRPVSKRLNKEDAEVVMIIHSDKGKFGISTECGTIDFYPNGGNNQPGCSKITKDTIVHTFGPLGCNHARSLDYIVEAVNNTGSFPARRCRSYSHYIRNKCDSNKLVYMGDLETKERGSFYLITNSESPFSIPEDDI, from the exons ATgt GTGAAGAAGTAGGAGCCATTGATTTCAACAAAATCGTGAAAG GTACGATCTACAATATCGAAAAGGTGGTATTCAGACCAATATCACAAATAGGAATACCAATTAATCATCATACCAcgaagtttaattttttcacatcagAATCTATCCATAAACCTTCTACGATCGATTATTATAAGCCAGATATCTTAACAAAATGTGAAGGcaaaatattcttcattattCATGGTCTTTTGGATGGTTCTAACTCTCCATGGATCCATAATATGATAAAAATTTTACTCAATAAAAATGACGCCTCTTGTGCTGTAACAATAGATTGGTCACTAACTACAGGCACCATTAATTACCCATTTGTAGTTTCCCAGACTGATAAGTTCG GTGTTTTCGTTGGTGAATTCATCAATAGAATGTTGACAAAGTATGAAGTACCAGAAGAAAAAATCGCATTAATTGGCCATTCCCTTGGTGCGCAAGCTGTTGGAGTAATTgctaaaactataaaaaaaatgagtggAATCTTATTACCTTTTATACTTGGCTTAGATCCAGCTGGCCCTAATTTTAATGTCAGACCAGTCTCAAAGAGACTAAATAAAGAAGATGCGGAAGTTGTAATGATTATACACTCGGATAAAGGTAAATTTGGAATATCAACTGAATGTGGAACTATTGACTTCTATCCCAATGGCGGAAATAATCAGCCTGGTTGTTCTAAGATCACGAAGGATACCATAGTACATACATTTGGACCCC TTGGATGTAATCATGCTCGCTCTTTGGACTACATAGTGGAGGCAGTTAACAACACTGGCTCTTTTCCAGCCAGAAGATGCAGAAGCTACTCACATTATATCAGAAACAAATGTGACAGTAATAAGTTAGTATACATGGGCGATTTAGAAACCAAAGAAAGGGGTTCATTTTATTTGATAACAAATTCTGAGAGCCCTTTCTCTATACCAGAAGATGACATCTAG
- the LOC123686338 gene encoding receptor-type tyrosine-protein phosphatase kappa produces the protein MSTSTESRSKSSSETSRTKHRSRSAPRRNEEKKPKKKRNKSTSSNSLGSIPNTIKLSMLNSGLIPTNSYDNGFVAPTVNNTPPVEVSDFVKYCEQRRKWPVLYKLEFQFATKVESHSCRHGTKKANLEKNQNQKCIPYDYNRVVLEPLEGTRDTDYINASYVDSLLKPNAYIVTQGPTEETVTDFWRMIWQERASCIVMLTKTFDFIKVMCVQYWPASKDLDETYGGIGISMLDEEELAHFHIRTFKLYKKEGDNIIEERLILQFHFTEWHSHSCPFPNSILEFRRRVRAVVGHRIKSNQAGPMIVHCNDGGARSGVYLAIDANLELAEEDHKFDVFGYMKKLRQSRKNLVENVEQYKFIYDSLEDFVTCGNSWFPVSELSQRLKLKSVKNTSTKMNEYQREYMLICKQTPRFSIGDCAGGHRGDNRKKNRDVLIVPPDNFRPYLTSFQGNSFTDYINAVFVDGYTKPREYIVTEWPLKSTGGEFWSLVYDYGCSAVVVLCLPPTNSQQFPSFWPEGKTPKKYGPVFTIEHLSHNHYSNIRTWVFRINKKIVALTELMAGVKAPPKTVQLFQLTCWPMGHNVPTSTNSLVELMNMVERWRQRTEYGPVCVVSPDGRTRCGIYCAANACIEQVIQHGEVDVFQAVRTVRIHRPQLIENITEYKYCYDVVLHYVLHYLQKDMKEMREKRKSYEEK, from the exons ATGATAATGGATTCGTGGCACCTACTGTGAATAACACTCCACCAGTGGAAGTATCAGATTTTGTTAAATACTGTGAACAGCGAAGAAAATGGCCAGTTCTTTATAAATTAGAATTTCAA tttGCTACTAAAGTGGAATCTCATTCATGTAGACATGGAACCAAAAAGGCAAATTTAGAGAAAAACCAAAACCAAAAATGCATTCCTT ATGATTATAATAGGGTAGTTTTAGAGCCATTAGAGGGAACTCGTGATACGGATTATATTAATGCCTCATACGTAGAT agTCTACTGAAGCCAAATGCATACATCGTCACTCAAGGTCCTACAGAAGAAACTGTGACAGATTTCTGGAGAATGATTTGGCAAGAAAGAGCTAGTTGTATAGTGATGTTAACTAAAACATTCGACTTCATCAAG GTGATGTGTGTCCAATATTGGCCGGCCTCCAAAGATCTGGACGAAACATATGGTGGTATAGGTATATCTATGTTAGATGAGGAAGAATTGGCGCATTTTCACATCAGAACATTCAAATTATATAAGAAGGAAGGAGAT AATATTATCGAAGAAAGATTGATCCTACAGTTTCATTTCACAGAATGGCATAGTCATTCTTGTCCTTTCCCAAACTCAATTCTCGAATTTAGAAGGAGAGTTAGGGCGGTTGTAGGTCACAGAATCAAATCTAATCAAGCCGGACCGATGATAGTACATTGCAA TGATGGCGGTGCCAGATCTGGAGTCTACTTGGCCATTGATGCTAATCTTGAACTAGCAGAGGAAGATCATAAGTTCGACGTATTCGGATACATGAAAAAATTAAGGCAATCGAGAAAGAACCTTGTTGAAAATGTG GAacaatataaattcatttatgatAGTCTTGAAGACTTCGTCACCTGTGGTAACTCGTGGTTTCCTGTGAGTGAGCTTTCGCAAAGACTAAAACTCAAGTCCGTGAAAAACACATCaacaaaaatgaatgaataccaAAGAGAGTATATGTTAATTTGTAAGCAGACTccaagattttcaataggagaCTGTGCAGGTGGTCATCGTGGAGACAATAGGAAAAAGAATAGAGATGTATTGATTGTACCGC CTGACAATTTCAGGCCTTATCTAACTTCATTCCAAGGAAATAGTTTTACGGATTATATAAATGCTGTTTTTGTAGAT GGATATACAAAGCCCAGGGAATATATTGTAACAGAGTGGCCCCTAAAATCTACAGGTGGTGAATTTTGGTCCCTCGTTTATGATTATGGATGCTCAGCTGTTGTGGTCTTATGTCTTCCACCGACAAATTCT cAACAGTTCCCATCATTCTGGCCAGAAGGTAAAACCCCTAAGAAATATGGACCTGTCTTCACAATTGAACATCTTTCCCATAATCATTATAGTAATATAAGAACTTGGGTgttcagaataaataaaaag attGTTGCATTGACAGAGTTGATGGCTGGTGTTAAAGCTCCTCCAAAAACTGTTCAATTGTTCCAACTGACCTGCTGGCCAATGGGGCATAATGTTCCAACATCTACCAATTCCCTAGTGGAGCTTATGAATATGGTGGAAAGATGGCGTCAAAGGACCGAATATGGTCCGGTTTGTGTTGTATCTCC ggATGGAAGAACTAGATGTGGGATATATTGTGCAGCTAACGCATGTATAGAGCAAGTTATTCAACATGGAGAGGTTGATGTATTTCAAGCAGTTAGGACAGTCAGAATACATCGTCCCCAACTGATTGAGAACATA ACTGAGTATAAGTACTGCTATGATGTGGTTCTCCACTATGTCCTTCATTATTTGCAGAAAGATATGAAGGAGATGAGGGAAAAACGCAAGTCTTACGAAGAGAAGTAA